The sequence ATGTAGATAACAACCCTGTCTCCCTTCTTTATTCTGGCTGCTTTAAGTGCATTTGCAAGTTTGTTGACTAACTTGTAGAGCTCCCCGTAGGTAACAACCTTTTCGTTACCTAACTCATCCTCCCAGAAGAAGGCAACCTTGTTTCTCTTTCCGTTCTTAACGTGCCTGTCCAGTGCGTTTACAGTAATGTTTGTTTTACCGCCTACAAACCACTTTGCATAGGGGTAGTTCCACTCAAGAACCTTTTCCCACTTTTTGTACCAGAAGAGTTCCTCTGCAACACTTGCCCAGAAAGCTTCTGGGTCTTCTTTAAACCTGTTGTACTCGGCCTCATAGTCCTTAACGTTGGCCCTCTCTACAAACTCCTTCGGTGGGTAGATTACATTTTCTTTCTTCAGCAGGTGGTCAAGTTTTTCCTCAGCCATCCTATCCTCCTTATTTTTTAATTTTTAAGATTGCATGCTCTCCTGTAGAACTGTTTTAAATCCAACGTACATTGCTGAAGCACCGCAGAGAATTCCCTCCCATCCGGCAACTGTTTTAATAATAGCAGAGCCTGTAGCATCTCCAAGTGCTAAGAGGAAAAAGAGAATCCAGAGAGTTACAAATACAAACTGGATGTCAAAACTGTGTTTTGTCTTAAAGAGGACAATCCAAAGTAGGAATGTGAAGATTCCCCACATTACGAGGTAGGCGACAATTGCTCCTTTCGTTGGTCCTGCCCACCATCCCCACTTTGACATTAAGAGAAGGGCTACAAGTGTTTCCCAGAAGAGACCGTACGAGGAGAACGCCAGAGCTCCGAAAGTGTTTCCTTTCTTAAACTCCATTATTCCCGCAATAATCTGGGCAAGCCCTCCGTAGAAGATTCCCATTGCAAGAATCATAGTTCCCAGTCCTATTAGACCGGCGTTGTGAAGGTTCAGCAGAACAGTTGTCATACCAAATCCAAAGAGTCCCAACGGAGCTGGGTTTGCAATCCTTCCCTCCATTTCAACACCCCCTTAAAGATTTATTTACCAAAGGTATATTGCTGAGGCCATTAACCTCTCACCGTGTTCAACGTTACCCTCGTAGAGGGTTTCCTGATGGTCCCACT is a genomic window of Balnearium lithotrophicum containing:
- a CDS encoding acetate uptake transporter; translated protein: MEGRIANPAPLGLFGFGMTTVLLNLHNAGLIGLGTMILAMGIFYGGLAQIIAGIMEFKKGNTFGALAFSSYGLFWETLVALLLMSKWGWWAGPTKGAIVAYLVMWGIFTFLLWIVLFKTKHSFDIQFVFVTLWILFFLLALGDATGSAIIKTVAGWEGILCGASAMYVGFKTVLQESMQS